A window of Vigna unguiculata cultivar IT97K-499-35 chromosome 4, ASM411807v1, whole genome shotgun sequence contains these coding sequences:
- the LOC114180644 gene encoding uncharacterized protein LOC114180644, with protein sequence MSGMTKENVVFSGKVIVFGGDFRQILPVNPRGSRSDIVNSTINASYLWDHCEVLTLTKNMCLLQRGLQSSTASEIQEFSDWIVKISDGKLEEPNDGLVEVEIPKEFLISEFNDPIQAIVNTTYPDLIHKYTKESFLQSRAILAREEKEYLISNSVDESASSDAYSNITSEFLNSLSMFGLPNHKIKLKIGVPIMLFRNLDQATGLCNGSRLIVTRLANHVIGAKLIIGNKDGQEIYIP encoded by the exons ATGAGTGGTATGACAAAAGAGAATGTTGTTTTTAGTGGAAAAGTGATAGTATTCGGAGGTGACTTTAGACAAATCCTTCCTGTTAATCCTAGAGGTAGCAGGTCCGATATTGTAAATTCCACAATTAATGCATCTTATCTTTGGGATCACTGTGAAGTTCTaacattgacaaaaaatatgtgTCTGCTACAACGAGGTTTACAAAGTAGTACTGCATCCGAGATTCAGGAATTCTCAGATTGGATTGTTAAAATTAGTGATGGTAAGTTAGAAGAACCAAATGACGGTTTAGTAGAAGTCGAAATACCCAAGGAATTTTTGATTTCAGAGTTCAATGATCCGATACAGGCAATTGTGAATACAACATATCCAGATTTAATTCACAAGTACACAAAAGAATCATTTTTGCAGAGCAGAGCAATATTAGCAA GGGAAGAAAAAGAATATCTTATCTCTAATTCAGTGGATGAATCCGCTTCAAGTGATGCTTATAGCAATATCACCTCTGAGTTCCTAAATTCACTTAGTATGTTTGGACTTCCTAACCATAAGATCAAACTAAAGATTGGAGTACCTATAATGCTTTTTAGAAACTTGGACCAAGCTACAGGATTATGCAATGGAAGCAGATTGATCGTGACCAGACTTGCAAACCATGTCATAGGTGCTAAATTGATAATAGGTAACAAGGATGGACAAGAAATTTATATTCCTTGA